In the genome of Neodiprion pinetum isolate iyNeoPine1 chromosome 2, iyNeoPine1.2, whole genome shotgun sequence, one region contains:
- the Dh44 gene encoding diuretic hormone 44, producing MFLVNFLAAASVIGIVQSAPTSTYRRRDELADRPELLLFNQIHALEEADLGESDSGRSVGAARIKRLGSLSIVNPLDVLRERVILELTRRKMRQNQKQVDANRRIMQSIGKRAITDAVQLNSNEDSDPAGFMSSKADDFLYSYRIPETDHAPEDRSGQQHRQHLASDRGTERQQAWEALQEAESDQTRRMGSELSLL from the exons ATGTTTCTAGTCAACTTTCTTGCGGCAGCCTCTGTGATCGGCATCGTGCAATCCGCCCCAACATCGACGTATCGAAGAAGAGACGAGCTGGCCGATCGTCCAGAGTTGCTCCTCTTTAACCAAATTCACGCACTTGAG GAGGCGGATTTGGGTGAATCGGATTCAGGACGAAGTGTCGGAGCAGCGCGCATCAAGAGGCTGGGTTCCCTGTCGATAGTGAATCCTCTGGACGTTCTGAGAGAGCGTGTAATCCTCGAATTGACGCGCAGGAAGATGCGCCAGAACCAGAAACAGGTCGACGCAAATAGACGAATCATGCAGTCGATTGGAAAACGCGCGATCACCGACGCAGTCCAACTGAACTCGAACGAAGATTCCGATCCGGCCGGCTTCATGTCCTCAAAGGCAGATGATTTTCTCTACTCCTATCGCATTCCTGAAACTGATCATGCACCCGAAGATCGCTCAGGTCAGCAACACCGGCAGCATCTTGCCTCCGACAGAGGCACGGAAAGGCAACAGGCTTGGGAAGCTTTGCAGGAAGCAGAATCCGACCAAACGCGAAGA ATGGGCAGTGAATTAAGCCTGTTGTAA